A stretch of the Candidatus Bathyarchaeota archaeon genome encodes the following:
- a CDS encoding MFS transporter, giving the protein MFTTSIPRPYLSLYIRTLGGTPESIGIVNSLASIAGLFLYPLGGYIADSRGRVRLVGGVTFLYAISFIPFAFAPNWQTLALANFFQNLVLFYAPILTVIEADSIPPGQRGTGFALALAVPGALGIISPYIGGYLIDAMGVIEANRLIYLVGFAAGILVASIRMFKLKETLETTKEIPSIRNIPLLLKESYLSFIDTMKWMPRPLKVLAIFQIIQIFFNDVASPFWILYASDFIGISASEWGLLSLISGSIRVMVALPAGRLIDKHGRRKLLVPLMLLTPFMPLAFLRARGFWDLAALVVVMGAVNAFLMPGFQSLVADYTPRSYRGRVTSAIGGGQFFVDIRGTRMGGGMLLFIPASLALYLGGVLYSLSSQLPFQVMSIGMGLAAIWAMLQIREPETLQE; this is encoded by the coding sequence ATGTTCACAACCTCTATTCCTAGACCCTATTTATCACTATATATAAGAACGCTGGGTGGCACCCCAGAAAGCATCGGAATTGTGAACTCTCTAGCATCTATAGCGGGGCTCTTCCTCTACCCGCTTGGTGGATATATCGCGGATAGTAGAGGACGGGTGAGATTGGTGGGGGGAGTTACCTTTCTATACGCCATCTCATTCATCCCCTTCGCATTTGCCCCTAACTGGCAGACTCTAGCCCTTGCCAACTTTTTCCAAAACCTGGTCCTCTTCTACGCCCCGATACTCACCGTGATTGAGGCGGACTCGATCCCTCCCGGACAAAGGGGGACTGGATTCGCGCTGGCGCTCGCTGTTCCAGGAGCCCTTGGCATCATATCCCCATACATCGGTGGATACCTCATAGATGCCATGGGGGTGATCGAGGCAAATAGGCTCATCTATCTGGTTGGCTTTGCTGCAGGGATACTAGTTGCCTCCATTAGAATGTTCAAACTGAAAGAGACCCTGGAGACAACAAAGGAGATCCCTTCCATTAGAAATATCCCCCTCCTTTTAAAAGAGTCTTATCTAAGCTTCATCGATACAATGAAGTGGATGCCCAGGCCTTTGAAAGTTCTAGCCATCTTCCAGATCATTCAGATCTTCTTTAACGACGTGGCATCTCCCTTCTGGATCTTATATGCCTCAGATTTCATCGGGATCTCAGCCTCGGAGTGGGGACTGCTCTCCCTTATCTCAGGAAGCATAAGGGTCATGGTTGCCCTCCCAGCTGGAAGATTGATCGATAAGCATGGGAGGAGGAAACTGCTCGTACCCCTGATGCTCCTAACTCCTTTCATGCCATTGGCATTCTTAAGAGCCAGAGGATTCTGGGATCTAGCGGCTCTGGTGGTGGTGATGGGTGCAGTTAACGCATTCCTTATGCCTGGATTCCAATCCCTCGTAGCCGACTACACCCCTAGAAGCTACCGGGGCAGGGTTACCTCCGCGATCGGCGGTGGACAATTCTTCGTGGATATCAGAGGTACAAGGATGGGGGGAGGAATGCTACTGTTCATACCCGCCTCCTTAGCATTATACCTTGGAGGAGTTCTATATTCGTTATCCAGTCAGCTCCCCTTCCAAGTTATGAGCATTGGAATGGGTTTAGCAGCCATATGGGCTATGTTACAGATACGCGAACCAGAGACATTACAAGAGTAG
- a CDS encoding archaemetzincin family Zn-dependent metalloprotease, whose translation MRVLVLPIGPIDVKVLRVLERRLPEFLPLEEVIIPEDVLEIPEEAYNPMRGQYRSSAILSMILAHRPPTDEERVLGVTGVDLYAPGLNFIFGEAMSWRGPAIISLYRLRPEYYGMPRDDELFLGRMLKEAVHELGHTLGLVHCVNPRCVMFFSNSILDTDRKGVQLCGLCHARILENIKSGYSGVFNDFGYGGRGGVGGSHLGDQKLC comes from the coding sequence TTGAGGGTTTTAGTCCTCCCCATAGGGCCTATCGATGTGAAGGTATTAAGGGTTCTTGAGCGGAGGCTTCCGGAGTTTCTCCCCCTCGAGGAGGTCATCATCCCAGAGGATGTCTTAGAGATTCCGGAGGAGGCTTACAACCCTATGAGAGGGCAGTACAGATCCTCTGCGATACTATCCATGATCCTAGCCCACAGGCCACCCACCGATGAGGAGAGGGTGCTAGGGGTTACCGGGGTGGACCTATATGCACCAGGGCTCAACTTCATCTTCGGGGAGGCTATGAGCTGGAGGGGCCCAGCGATAATATCCCTCTATAGGCTCAGGCCTGAGTACTATGGGATGCCCAGAGACGACGAGCTATTCCTCGGGAGGATGCTGAAGGAGGCTGTCCACGAGCTGGGTCACACCCTAGGCCTCGTCCACTGCGTAAATCCAAGATGCGTAATGTTCTTTTCGAATAGTATTCTGGACACAGATAGGAAGGGCGTGCAACTATGTGGGCTGTGCCACGCCAGGATCCTAGAAAATATAAAGAGCGGTTATTCTGGGGTTTTTAACGATTTTGGATATGGGGGGAGAGGAGGGGTTGGGGGATCTCATCTCGGGGATCAGAAGTTATGCTGA
- a CDS encoding deoxyuridine 5'-triphosphate nucleotidohydrolase, producing MLSSRVIRELVEKEELIRGFIDLNLQIQPCGFDLSLGSIEAFLDSGSVDFSNLERRLPSTRPLEPDFGGWFNLSIGSYLVIYNEEVKLPLDIAAIARPRSTLLRCGATLETAVWDPGYHGRSSSLLVVHNPKGIRLRKDARIAQLIFFKVEGVEEGYRGIYQMERIKEDKPRALHKRGDVD from the coding sequence ATGCTGAGTTCGAGGGTGATAAGGGAGCTCGTCGAGAAGGAGGAGCTTATAAGGGGATTCATAGACCTGAATCTGCAGATTCAACCCTGCGGCTTTGACCTCTCCCTGGGTAGCATTGAGGCCTTCCTGGACTCGGGAAGCGTGGATTTCAGTAACTTGGAGCGTAGGCTTCCCTCCACTCGGCCCCTAGAGCCTGACTTTGGAGGCTGGTTCAATCTATCCATAGGTTCATACCTCGTGATATATAACGAGGAGGTTAAACTGCCCTTGGATATCGCCGCGATAGCTAGACCTAGGTCTACTCTTCTGAGATGTGGGGCCACCCTGGAGACTGCGGTGTGGGATCCGGGATATCATGGTAGGAGCAGCTCTCTGCTCGTGGTCCACAACCCGAAGGGAATTAGGTTGAGGAAAGATGCCCGAATAGCCCAGCTTATCTTCTTCAAGGTGGAGGGGGTGGAGGAAGGTTATAGAGGGATCTATCAGATGGAGCGCATTAAAGAAGATAAACCACGGGCCTTGCATAAAAGGGGAGATGTAGATTAG
- the argH gene encoding argininosuccinate lyase, which translates to MGVSLFRERLAKEFDERTARFHTSVVEDLRIFEEDIDGTEAHDIMLHERGVIPLDALKLILKALEEIRMEWRRGEVRVGAEFEDIHEYIERRVIDKIGVQAGGMLHTGRSRNDQVAVDIRMKVREEILETADAVLNLIEALLRRAEEHVETLMMLYTHGQHAQVGTFSHYLLAYADALLRDYQRLMDCYARVNMNPLGAGPVGGTSIGIDRHRTTELLGFDSIAENSIDATSSRDWAIEASAACSILMSNLSRMAADLTEWSTREFGYIELADEYSSSSSIMPQKKNPSTLELIRGKSGEVFATLLELLTMVKGVQSGYYQDLQGTKPPLWRCFDSTRTSLEVMAGIISTLKVNVDRMAEAVKESFTYAVDLAEGLVSEAGISFRESYRLVATLVKEGIDKGISLSELKPGDLAEASVRVLGRRIEVGEGFLREVTDPRGSLLRRRSQGGPNPREGSKMIKERREKLEELRQLLGERRSKLERARRLLRETVASYIEM; encoded by the coding sequence TTGGGCGTCAGCCTATTCAGGGAGAGGTTGGCCAAGGAGTTCGATGAGAGGACTGCCAGATTTCACACATCCGTGGTAGAGGACCTCAGGATCTTTGAGGAGGATATAGATGGGACGGAGGCCCACGACATAATGCTCCATGAGAGGGGGGTCATACCCCTCGATGCCTTGAAGCTCATATTGAAGGCCCTAGAGGAGATCAGGATGGAGTGGAGGAGGGGGGAGGTGAGGGTTGGGGCTGAGTTCGAGGACATCCACGAGTACATCGAGAGGAGGGTTATAGACAAGATTGGGGTTCAAGCTGGGGGTATGCTACACACAGGGAGGAGCAGGAACGACCAGGTGGCCGTAGATATAAGGATGAAGGTTAGAGAGGAGATCCTTGAGACCGCTGATGCTGTTCTGAACCTGATCGAGGCTTTATTGAGGAGGGCTGAGGAGCATGTTGAGACGCTTATGATGCTCTACACTCACGGCCAGCATGCACAGGTTGGAACCTTCTCGCACTACCTCCTGGCATACGCTGACGCCCTGCTCAGGGATTATCAACGCCTGATGGACTGCTATGCAAGGGTGAATATGAATCCCCTTGGAGCAGGGCCTGTTGGAGGGACGAGCATAGGGATAGATAGGCATAGGACCACGGAGCTTCTGGGGTTCGACTCCATCGCCGAGAACTCGATAGACGCGACGAGTAGCAGGGACTGGGCCATAGAGGCCTCAGCCGCCTGCTCCATCCTCATGTCGAACCTGAGCAGGATGGCCGCTGACCTCACAGAGTGGTCTACAAGGGAGTTCGGCTACATCGAGCTGGCCGATGAGTACTCATCCTCATCGAGCATCATGCCCCAGAAGAAGAACCCCTCAACCCTAGAGCTCATAAGGGGGAAGTCTGGGGAGGTCTTCGCAACCCTCCTCGAACTCCTAACCATGGTTAAAGGAGTGCAGAGCGGGTATTACCAGGACCTCCAGGGAACCAAGCCCCCCCTCTGGAGGTGCTTCGACTCCACAAGGACCTCGTTGGAGGTCATGGCCGGGATCATCTCAACCCTGAAGGTGAATGTTGATAGGATGGCTGAGGCTGTGAAGGAAAGCTTCACCTACGCCGTCGACCTGGCTGAGGGGCTTGTATCTGAGGCTGGGATCTCCTTCAGGGAGTCATATAGGCTCGTGGCCACCCTGGTCAAGGAAGGGATAGATAAGGGGATAAGCCTCTCAGAGCTTAAGCCCGGAGATCTGGCAGAGGCCTCGGTCAGGGTGCTGGGGAGGAGGATCGAGGTGGGGGAGGGCTTCCTAAGGGAGGTCACAGACCCAAGGGGCAGCCTTTTGAGGAGGAGATCCCAGGGAGGCCCAAACCCAAGGGAGGGGTCCAAAATGATCAAGGAACGTAGAGAGAAGCTGGAGGAGTTAAGGCAACTTCTAGGGGAGAGGAGGAGCAAGCTGGAAAGGGCGAGGAGGCTTCTCAGGGAGACAGTAGCCTCCTACATCGAGATGTAA
- a CDS encoding ROK family protein codes for MRRIYAAIDIGATNVRVATGNESGISDRLLEATDKARGAWGVTSQIIRMLKTLDLRGLHSIGVGSIGPLRMSEGCIVGAPNLPFKEIPIVKPLEEEFKVPVRLINDCSAAALGEHIYGAGRGVNHLVYVTLSTGIGGGAIVDGHLLQGKDGNAHEVGHLTIDPYSELTCGCGCRGHWEAYCGGINIPNYARLLLRGRKIERGPLLELAEGNLQRLTAETIFRAAGLGDPTALWVVEKIGEVNAVGFANIVNVYDPELITVGGSIALKNQELILRPIEQGITNHLINRKPKIIITPLGEDAVLYGALALAWKCGDQL; via the coding sequence TTGAGGCGTATATATGCAGCCATCGATATAGGAGCCACCAATGTAAGGGTTGCTACAGGGAATGAGTCAGGGATCTCTGATAGGCTTTTAGAGGCGACGGATAAGGCCCGCGGGGCTTGGGGAGTAACATCCCAGATAATTAGGATGCTTAAAACCCTCGACCTGAGAGGCCTCCACTCCATAGGCGTCGGATCGATAGGCCCTCTAAGGATGTCGGAAGGATGTATAGTTGGTGCTCCAAACCTTCCATTCAAGGAGATCCCCATAGTTAAACCCTTAGAGGAGGAGTTCAAGGTCCCCGTGAGGCTGATCAACGACTGCTCAGCAGCCGCCCTGGGTGAGCATATCTACGGAGCTGGAAGAGGAGTCAATCACCTGGTCTATGTAACCCTCAGCACAGGAATAGGTGGGGGAGCCATAGTAGACGGCCACCTCCTCCAGGGGAAGGATGGGAACGCCCACGAGGTCGGCCACCTAACCATCGACCCATACTCGGAGCTGACCTGCGGATGCGGATGCAGAGGCCACTGGGAGGCCTACTGCGGGGGTATAAACATCCCAAACTATGCAAGGCTTCTACTGAGAGGCAGAAAGATTGAGAGAGGTCCTCTCCTCGAGCTGGCGGAGGGCAACCTCCAAAGGCTGACGGCTGAAACGATATTCAGAGCCGCTGGGCTGGGAGACCCGACAGCCCTATGGGTCGTTGAGAAGATAGGGGAGGTCAACGCCGTGGGATTCGCTAACATAGTCAACGTCTACGACCCCGAACTGATAACAGTGGGAGGCTCAATAGCCCTCAAGAACCAGGAGCTGATTCTAAGGCCCATAGAGCAGGGGATAACCAATCACCTCATAAATAGGAAGCCTAAAATAATTATAACTCCACTAGGCGAGGACGCTGTCCTTTATGGTGCTCTAGCCCTCGCATGGAAGTGCGGAGACCAACTCTAA
- a CDS encoding fumarylacetoacetate hydrolase family protein, which translates to MKLVVFNSDRLGCILEDGSIVDLNLAYAAELGRRGVSRPYIHAYSLLPPRLSEFIEEGEGALKAAEEAIQHVAEGHKEGPRGERLIYRVDEVKLKAPLPSLASRIAMAGANFYDHTAGVISMMTGRRVTVEDIKREMAEGKHQPWGFWKSSRNVIGPEEPIIYPARTQRLDYEVEVAAIIGRRGKDISEKDAMSHVFGYTIVNDLSLRDQPDDRGFFLAKNFDTSTPMGPCIVTADEIGDPHGLRMRLKVNGETRQDGSMRMMIRGFPFWISYLSRDMTLYPGDIICGGTCAGTALDTTPRDPEGRTRPERFLKPGDVVEAWVEKIGTLRNPVVSKR; encoded by the coding sequence ATGAAGCTCGTCGTCTTCAACTCTGATAGGCTAGGCTGCATCCTTGAGGACGGCTCCATCGTCGACCTCAACCTAGCCTACGCTGCTGAGCTGGGTCGGAGAGGGGTTTCTAGGCCCTACATCCACGCATATTCCCTCCTTCCACCGAGGCTCTCAGAATTCATAGAGGAGGGGGAAGGGGCGTTGAAAGCTGCTGAGGAGGCCATCCAACATGTAGCGGAGGGGCATAAAGAGGGGCCTAGGGGAGAGAGGCTCATCTACAGGGTAGATGAGGTGAAGCTTAAAGCCCCACTCCCAAGCCTAGCATCCAGGATAGCTATGGCTGGGGCCAACTTCTACGACCACACAGCCGGGGTGATCTCCATGATGACTGGGAGGAGGGTCACGGTCGAGGATATAAAGAGGGAGATGGCTGAGGGGAAGCATCAACCCTGGGGCTTCTGGAAATCCTCCAGGAATGTCATAGGCCCCGAGGAGCCCATCATCTACCCAGCCAGAACTCAACGCCTAGACTACGAGGTGGAGGTGGCCGCGATAATAGGTAGGAGAGGCAAGGATATCTCTGAGAAGGATGCTATGAGCCACGTATTTGGATACACCATCGTGAACGACCTGAGCCTAAGGGATCAGCCCGATGATAGGGGATTCTTTCTGGCTAAGAACTTCGACACCTCGACGCCGATGGGGCCATGCATAGTGACAGCCGACGAGATCGGAGACCCCCACGGCCTTAGGATGAGGCTTAAGGTCAACGGGGAGACCCGCCAGGACGGATCCATGAGGATGATGATAAGGGGCTTCCCCTTCTGGATCTCATATCTATCAAGAGATATGACCCTCTACCCGGGGGATATCATATGCGGTGGAACCTGCGCGGGAACGGCCCTCGATACCACCCCAAGAGACCCTGAGGGCAGGACAAGGCCTGAGAGGTTCCTAAAGCCCGGGGATGTCGTGGAGGCCTGGGTTGAGAAGATAGGTACCCTCAGGAACCCCGTGGTGTCGAAGCGATAA
- a CDS encoding MFS transporter: MKSLSVVLGAKSRVLIILFAFSFLQGIVNGIWGFLPIYILDLGGSSVDIGVQALASGLASTFMQLAWGRLVDKVGHSLKMTSIGFLSASIFSIPVIFSIRPWHIVASTAIMSIFTSISGVASVIMLADLLDPKHRAGFMGIYNPIGFGGNILGSLGAGLLIPIIGYRLVFLLYSLLNLVMATLIVLGLKGEERGNGDFHYFPVMLRSFRELIEGFRALPGVMRRGGAYTRWVLGISMRGLGLAMFGPVLTVYLVRILNASTVQIGSLNSIAFGVRMVSSPMLGVIADRKGAKRIMMIGVALASIYPILSSNTSDLLQMTPIFALNGLFWGFINSSWLAWQLNLIPEEHGTYAALLNFINGLEWAIGPFIGGLLSEYLGVKIPAALSSIAILLGLSILLKVPERVEGRRQELK; encoded by the coding sequence ATGAAAAGTCTATCAGTGGTATTAGGGGCGAAGAGTAGAGTCCTGATAATCCTCTTCGCCTTCTCATTTCTACAGGGTATAGTTAATGGAATTTGGGGTTTTCTCCCTATTTACATCCTCGACCTTGGAGGCTCCTCAGTCGACATAGGGGTTCAGGCCCTGGCCTCAGGGTTAGCCTCAACCTTCATGCAGCTGGCCTGGGGGCGTTTGGTCGATAAGGTTGGGCACAGCCTGAAGATGACATCCATTGGCTTCCTCTCTGCATCGATATTCTCTATACCTGTGATCTTCTCGATCAGGCCTTGGCACATCGTGGCATCAACAGCCATAATGTCCATATTCACATCGATATCTGGGGTGGCATCGGTGATAATGCTCGCAGACCTTCTTGACCCGAAGCATAGGGCGGGCTTCATGGGAATATACAACCCTATAGGCTTCGGAGGGAACATTCTAGGAAGCCTGGGGGCTGGTCTTCTAATACCCATAATAGGTTACAGGCTTGTCTTCCTCCTTTACTCCCTCCTGAACCTCGTCATGGCTACTCTCATAGTTTTAGGGCTGAAGGGCGAGGAGAGAGGAAACGGGGATTTTCATTACTTCCCAGTGATGCTGAGAAGCTTCAGAGAACTCATCGAGGGGTTCAGGGCCCTCCCAGGGGTTATGAGGAGGGGAGGGGCCTACACAAGATGGGTTCTGGGGATATCGATGAGAGGATTGGGCCTGGCCATGTTCGGCCCCGTCTTAACCGTATACCTCGTCCGAATTCTTAATGCATCAACCGTCCAGATAGGGAGCCTGAATTCGATAGCCTTCGGGGTTAGGATGGTATCCTCACCTATGCTGGGCGTAATAGCTGACAGGAAGGGGGCAAAGAGGATTATGATGATAGGTGTCGCCCTAGCTTCGATCTACCCCATCCTCTCATCGAACACCTCAGACCTCCTCCAGATGACCCCAATCTTCGCCCTTAACGGCCTATTCTGGGGATTCATAAACTCCTCTTGGCTCGCCTGGCAGTTGAACCTGATCCCCGAGGAGCATGGGACCTATGCAGCACTCCTAAACTTCATAAACGGTTTAGAGTGGGCGATCGGCCCCTTCATAGGCGGCCTACTCAGCGAATATCTCGGGGTGAAGATCCCGGCAGCCCTCTCCTCAATAGCGATCCTGCTAGGCCTCTCAATTCTTTTAAAGGTGCCTGAGAGGGTTGAGGGAAGGAGGCAGGAGCTTAAATAG
- a CDS encoding 2-oxoacid:acceptor oxidoreductase family protein translates to MIEVRFHGRGGQGAVTAVRILASALYLEGKYTQAIPMYGTERRGAPVVAFLRIGESRINERDLVHNPDIVVVLDPLLSRTVPVTDGLKEGGLIVMNFPKPGNEAGIGGRFRLATVDATGIALEALGRPITNTAMLGAFAKASGLVSLESLEKTLLEQWPGRLGEMNLRALRTAYERVTPPVDVSGIQALGKRPQEEIFSRDVSSWRIFKPQLDEGRCVGCRRCYIYCPEVAISMTQGKARVDYSSCKGCGICGEECPTGAISMIQEVL, encoded by the coding sequence TTGATCGAGGTTAGATTCCACGGAAGAGGCGGACAGGGTGCAGTAACCGCAGTGAGGATCTTGGCCTCAGCCCTCTACCTCGAGGGGAAGTACACTCAGGCGATCCCCATGTATGGGACTGAGAGGAGGGGTGCCCCTGTCGTTGCCTTTCTCAGGATCGGGGAGAGTAGGATAAACGAGAGGGATCTGGTACACAATCCGGATATAGTGGTCGTCCTCGATCCACTCCTCTCAAGGACGGTCCCCGTCACCGATGGGCTCAAGGAGGGTGGGCTTATAGTCATGAACTTTCCTAAACCTGGGAACGAGGCTGGGATTGGGGGCAGATTTAGGCTTGCCACCGTAGATGCTACGGGTATTGCCCTGGAGGCTTTGGGGAGGCCCATAACCAACACCGCGATGCTCGGGGCCTTCGCTAAGGCCTCGGGCCTGGTCTCCCTAGAGTCTCTTGAGAAGACCCTACTTGAACAGTGGCCCGGAAGGCTGGGTGAGATGAATCTAAGGGCCCTCAGGACGGCATATGAGAGGGTGACCCCCCCTGTGGATGTGTCTGGAATCCAAGCTCTGGGGAAAAGGCCTCAAGAGGAGATCTTCTCTAGGGATGTGTCCAGCTGGAGGATCTTCAAGCCCCAATTAGACGAGGGTAGATGCGTCGGATGTAGAAGGTGCTACATATACTGCCCTGAGGTCGCCATATCCATGACCCAGGGGAAGGCGAGGGTCGACTACAGCTCTTGTAAGGGATGCGGGATATGCGGAGAGGAGTGCCCCACCGGGGCGATATCCATGATTCAGGAGGTCCTGTAG
- the porA gene encoding pyruvate ferredoxin oxidoreductase, which yields MRRWEVMVGNKAIAYAAKLARVQFISAYPITPQTSVVEYLAEMVASGELDAEFVNVEGELTAQTAALGASAAGARAFTATSGPGLLYMHHPMHMTSGGRFPVVMAVIHRSVKGMQPDHSDMMAQRDTGWIMLECENSQELLDTGIMAFKIAEDERVRLPTIFAGDGYILSYTAEPVEIPAQEDVDAFLPPYRSKYPLLPGLADEARRVQMEQWGIGQDPQLRWRRQQEAMEAAKMVIREVNEEFYKWFGRRYGNGLVEEYRCEDVEAFIVAMGTIASTARTAIDRLQARGKKIGLVKLKSFRPFPSEEFKRLGAMVKAIGVIDRNISLGSGGITFQEIRSSLYDLDERPRVLGFHAGLCGKEVRVGDIEMICEKTLRAAEGEEVTPLVDWV from the coding sequence ATGAGGCGCTGGGAGGTCATGGTGGGGAACAAGGCCATAGCCTACGCGGCCAAGCTCGCGAGGGTGCAATTCATCTCTGCATACCCCATAACACCTCAGACAAGCGTGGTCGAGTACCTTGCCGAGATGGTGGCCAGTGGTGAACTTGACGCGGAGTTCGTGAACGTTGAGGGTGAGCTAACCGCCCAGACCGCCGCCCTTGGAGCCTCAGCCGCTGGGGCCAGGGCCTTCACAGCCACCTCGGGCCCAGGCCTCCTCTACATGCACCATCCCATGCATATGACCTCGGGTGGGAGGTTCCCCGTTGTGATGGCGGTCATCCACAGGAGTGTGAAGGGGATGCAGCCAGACCACTCCGACATGATGGCCCAGAGGGACACTGGGTGGATTATGCTGGAATGCGAGAACAGCCAGGAACTCCTGGACACTGGCATCATGGCCTTCAAGATAGCGGAGGATGAGAGGGTGAGGCTTCCGACCATTTTCGCCGGGGATGGCTACATTCTGAGCTACACGGCCGAGCCTGTTGAGATACCAGCCCAAGAGGATGTGGACGCCTTTCTCCCCCCATATAGGAGTAAGTACCCACTCCTCCCAGGATTGGCCGATGAGGCTAGGAGGGTGCAGATGGAGCAGTGGGGGATAGGGCAGGATCCACAGCTGAGATGGAGGAGGCAGCAGGAGGCGATGGAGGCGGCTAAGATGGTGATAAGGGAGGTTAATGAGGAGTTCTATAAATGGTTTGGTAGGAGGTATGGGAACGGGCTCGTGGAGGAGTACAGATGCGAAGATGTAGAGGCCTTCATAGTGGCCATGGGGACCATAGCCAGCACGGCGAGAACGGCGATAGACAGACTCCAAGCTAGAGGTAAGAAGATCGGCTTGGTGAAGCTAAAGTCCTTCAGGCCCTTCCCATCAGAGGAGTTCAAGAGGCTCGGGGCGATGGTCAAGGCCATAGGAGTCATAGACAGGAACATAAGCCTGGGCTCAGGGGGGATAACATTCCAGGAGATAAGGAGCAGCCTATACGACCTCGATGAGAGGCCAAGGGTACTGGGATTCCACGCAGGCCTATGCGGGAAGGAGGTCAGGGTGGGGGACATAGAGATGATCTGTGAGAAGACCCTTAGGGCCGCTGAGGGGGAGGAGGTAACTCCCCTCGTCGATTGGGTCTAG
- a CDS encoding pyruvate synthase subunit beta → MSRPIPLHEIGEKEYIDPANQACQGCGGAIVSRLVSKALGDCFVRAEVACCGPAFMNIRAPSIYVEVFEGAGALMTGISRGLKRIGREDVVVLGIIGDGGTVDIGYQGLSAAAERNENILWVCYDNEAYMNTGGQKSGATTPYAATTTTPIGEYSRGKLERRKNVPLLMAMQGAPYVATASVAYPEDLLGKLVHAKGIKGFRYIHVSSPCPTGWGYDPKDTIKVARGMVQSGLWPLYEVSNGILKLNYKPKELKPVREVLKMQGRFRHLTDEEVDRIQGEVDAFWSRLVEKDGGNIF, encoded by the coding sequence ATGAGCAGGCCTATACCCTTACATGAAATCGGAGAGAAGGAGTACATAGATCCAGCAAACCAGGCATGCCAGGGGTGCGGTGGAGCTATCGTCTCAAGGCTTGTCAGCAAGGCTCTCGGTGACTGCTTCGTGAGGGCTGAGGTGGCATGCTGCGGCCCGGCCTTCATGAACATAAGGGCCCCATCCATATATGTCGAGGTCTTCGAGGGGGCTGGAGCCCTCATGACAGGCATCTCCAGAGGGCTTAAGAGGATAGGCAGGGAGGACGTAGTAGTCCTGGGGATAATAGGGGATGGGGGAACCGTGGATATAGGATACCAGGGGCTCTCAGCCGCGGCGGAGAGGAATGAGAACATCCTATGGGTTTGCTACGACAACGAGGCCTACATGAACACAGGAGGTCAAAAGAGCGGAGCCACCACCCCCTACGCAGCCACAACAACAACCCCGATAGGAGAGTATAGCCGGGGGAAACTTGAGAGGAGGAAGAATGTGCCCCTACTAATGGCCATGCAGGGGGCTCCATATGTCGCCACAGCGTCAGTCGCATATCCCGAGGACCTCCTCGGGAAGCTCGTCCACGCCAAGGGGATTAAGGGCTTCAGATATATCCATGTTAGCAGCCCCTGCCCGACGGGCTGGGGCTATGACCCAAAGGATACCATCAAGGTGGCCAGGGGGATGGTTCAGTCCGGCCTCTGGCCCCTATACGAAGTCTCAAATGGAATCCTAAAGTTGAACTATAAGCCAAAGGAGTTGAAGCCTGTGAGGGAGGTCCTGAAGATGCAGGGTAGATTCAGGCATCTAACCGATGAGGAGGTAGACCGCATCCAAGGGGAAGTGGACGCCTTCTGGAGCCGCCTCGTAGAGAAGGATGGGGGAAATATCTTCTAG